From Streptomyces zhihengii, the proteins below share one genomic window:
- the zapE gene encoding cell division protein ZapE: MTEAAPLSLCAREPHVPADRLVAEMVPPPRFDSVRFDTYVPDPGQPSQMEAVKVLAGFAGGLGGAHASGGGRRRWFARKPTAPSGPRGVYLDGGYGVGKTHLLASLWHATPADPSLKAFGTFVELTNLVGALGFQQTVRTLSGHRLLCIDEFELDDPGDTVLVSSLLGRLVEEGVALAATSNTLPGKLGEGRFAAADFLREIQGLSAHFRPLRIDGEDYRHRGLPAAPDPYADDEVTRAAYATEGASLDDFPMLLDHLAKVHPSRYGALTDGIRAVCLTDVRPVPDQSTALRLVVLADRLYDREVPVLASGLPFDRLFSDEMLNGGYRKKYFRAISRLTALARDAKALIAQ; encoded by the coding sequence ATGACCGAAGCCGCCCCCCTCTCGCTCTGCGCGCGCGAGCCGCACGTCCCCGCCGACCGTCTGGTCGCCGAGATGGTGCCGCCGCCGCGGTTCGACTCGGTGCGCTTCGACACGTACGTGCCCGACCCGGGGCAGCCCAGCCAGATGGAGGCCGTGAAGGTCCTCGCCGGGTTCGCCGGCGGTCTCGGCGGCGCCCACGCGAGCGGCGGCGGCAGGCGACGCTGGTTCGCGCGGAAGCCGACCGCCCCCTCCGGCCCGCGCGGGGTCTACCTCGACGGCGGCTACGGCGTCGGCAAGACCCATCTGCTCGCCTCGCTGTGGCACGCCACCCCGGCCGATCCGTCGCTCAAGGCGTTCGGCACGTTCGTCGAGCTGACCAACCTGGTCGGGGCGCTCGGCTTCCAGCAGACCGTGCGGACGCTCAGCGGGCACCGGCTGCTGTGCATCGACGAGTTCGAGCTGGACGACCCGGGCGACACCGTCCTCGTCTCCTCGCTCCTCGGCCGCCTCGTGGAGGAGGGCGTGGCCCTGGCCGCCACCTCCAACACCCTGCCGGGCAAGCTCGGGGAGGGACGTTTCGCCGCGGCCGACTTCCTGCGCGAGATCCAGGGTCTGTCCGCGCACTTCCGGCCACTGCGGATCGACGGCGAGGACTACCGTCACCGCGGTCTGCCCGCCGCCCCGGACCCGTACGCGGACGACGAGGTCACCCGGGCCGCGTACGCCACCGAGGGGGCCTCCCTCGACGACTTCCCGATGCTGCTGGACCATCTGGCCAAGGTGCACCCGAGCCGCTACGGCGCGCTCACCGACGGGATACGCGCGGTGTGCCTCACCGACGTCCGCCCGGTGCCCGACCAGTCGACCGCGCTGCGGCTCGTGGTCCTCGCGGACCGGCTGTACGACCGGGAGGTCCCGGTGCTCGCCTCGGGCCTCCCGTTCGACCGGCTGTTCAGTGACGAGATGCTGAACGGCGGCTACCGCAAGAAGTATTTCCGGGCGATCTCCCGGCTCACGGCCCTGGCACGCGACGCAAAGGCCTTGATCGCGCAGTAG
- a CDS encoding OsmC family protein, translated as MATTRQAHTVWEGNLLEGKGVVTLDSSGIGEYPVSWPSRAEAANGKTSPEELIAAAHSSCYSMALSHALAGAGTPPSRLETKADVTFQPGEGITGIHLTVQGEVPGIDADAFAKAAEDAKANCPVSQALTGTTITLTASLV; from the coding sequence ATGGCTACCACGCGCCAGGCGCACACCGTTTGGGAAGGCAACCTGCTCGAGGGCAAGGGTGTGGTCACTCTCGACTCGTCCGGCATCGGCGAGTACCCGGTCTCCTGGCCCTCCCGCGCCGAGGCGGCGAACGGGAAGACCAGCCCCGAGGAGCTCATCGCGGCCGCCCACTCCAGCTGCTACTCGATGGCGCTCTCGCACGCCCTCGCGGGCGCCGGCACCCCGCCGTCGCGCCTGGAGACCAAGGCGGACGTCACCTTCCAGCCGGGTGAGGGCATCACCGGCATCCACCTGACCGTGCAGGGCGAGGTCCCCGGCATCGACGCGGACGCCTTCGCCAAGGCCGCCGAGGACGCCAAGGCGAACTGCCCGGTGAGCCAGGCGCTGACCGGTACGACGATCACGCTGACCGCGTCGCTCGTCTGA